Proteins from one bacterium genomic window:
- a CDS encoding type II toxin-antitoxin system VapC family toxin, whose product MILVDTSVWIDHLRAGNGKLRSLLENAEVLAHPFVVGELACGTLRNREEVLTLLQALPEAEVAEHEEVMRVVERERLYGQGLGWIDAHLLASARLSSAALWTLVRTADGEKNKRAGHRVW is encoded by the coding sequence ATGATCCTCGTCGACACGTCCGTCTGGATCGATCACCTTCGCGCGGGGAACGGCAAACTGCGATCCCTCCTGGAGAACGCGGAGGTGCTGGCCCATCCGTTTGTCGTCGGTGAGCTGGCGTGCGGGACGCTGCGCAATAGGGAAGAGGTCCTGACGCTGCTCCAGGCCTTGCCCGAGGCGGAGGTCGCGGAGCACGAGGAAGTGATGCGTGTGGTTGAGCGCGAGCGGCTGTACGGCCAAGGGCTAGGCTGGATCGATGCGCATTTGCTGGCATCTGCGCGCCTGTCCAGTGCCGCCCTCTGGACCCTCGTGCGCACGGCTGACGGAGAGAAGAACAAGCGAGCTGGTCACAGGGTGTGGTGA
- a CDS encoding nucleotide disphospho-sugar-binding domain-containing protein: MWERSREAPAFLDVPGAPWALVTLSSVPQEGEMTLARTTLQTLAEFPIRVVLTLAAGHPLDELGQVPANARIEMFVPHSEVLKRARLLISHAGHGIVMKGLYYGVPMVLIPWDRDQPGVAARAAALGIAEVIPRQDLTEARLSAAIRKVLGTTRYQEEAARIAGRMQGQDTVASACVRIEEFMDKNSKEGGG, from the coding sequence ATGTGGGAACGGTCCAGAGAGGCGCCAGCGTTCCTCGACGTCCCTGGGGCTCCGTGGGCCTTGGTCACTTTGAGTTCGGTGCCCCAGGAGGGGGAAATGACGCTGGCGCGTACAACACTTCAGACCTTGGCGGAGTTTCCGATCCGCGTCGTTCTAACCCTGGCCGCAGGGCATCCACTCGACGAGCTTGGCCAAGTACCTGCCAATGCACGGATTGAGATGTTCGTGCCTCATTCTGAGGTGCTGAAGCGGGCGCGCCTTCTCATCAGCCACGCCGGACATGGGATTGTCATGAAAGGTCTCTACTACGGCGTGCCCATGGTGCTGATTCCATGGGATCGCGACCAGCCCGGCGTAGCGGCCCGTGCCGCCGCTTTGGGGATCGCCGAAGTGATTCCGAGACAGGACCTCACTGAGGCTCGACTCTCCGCGGCCATCCGCAAAGTGTTGGGAACTACACGCTATCAGGAAGAGGCCGCGCGGATCGCCGGTCGTATGCAGGGACAAGATACCGTCGCTTCAGCGTGCGTGCGGATCGAGGAATTCATGGACAAGAACTCTAAAGAGGGAGGTGGTTGA